A genomic segment from Bufo bufo chromosome 8, aBufBuf1.1, whole genome shotgun sequence encodes:
- the LOC120977952 gene encoding actin-associated protein FAM107A-like, with amino-acid sequence MSQTPEEKSLTKTIDQQWRMNPPIPPQCRISQELWMWAKCQVLSSLRMPFGIGNSLPALKKAAGKEGSCNSVSITPYKPDNPMKSSRTHQELHRELLLTYKKGLVLHSKPELLRVMEKRRSQWQERQDTKTSPCPLQQELHKWQLRREEKEQKSTNEGPAVHEFLKVRENLRKSSTKDAQSPPPPVS; translated from the exons AGACCAACAGTGGAGAATGAATCCACCCATCCCACCACAGTGCAG GATATCACAGGAATTATGGATGTGGGCCAAATGTCAAGTCTTGTCCTCACTGCGTATGCCCTTTGGTATTGGGAACAGTCTGCCAGCTCTCAAAAAAG CTGCAGGCAAAGAAGGGTCTTGTAACTCAGTCTCCATCACACCCTACAAACCTGACAACCCTATGAAATCCTCGCGAACCCACCAGGAACTGCACCGAGAACTGCTGCTCACGTATAAGAA GGGCCTGGTCCTACACAGTAAGCCTGAACTACTGCGCGTTATGGAGAAGAGAAGGTCTCAGTGGCAGGAACGTCAGGACACAAAGACGTCTCCTTGCCCCCTACAGCAGGAACTGCACAAGTGGCAGCTGCGAAGAGAagag AAAGAGCAGAAATCAACGAATGAAGGTCCAGCAGTCCATGAGTTCCTCAAAGTGAGAGAAAACCTTCGTAAATCCTCAACAAAAGATGCCCAGAGTCCACCACCACCTGTCAGCTGA